The Vigna unguiculata cultivar IT97K-499-35 chromosome 1, ASM411807v1, whole genome shotgun sequence nucleotide sequence CTGTGACAAGAAATGTACATAGAAACAATTCTCACTCACTCTTTGTATATACATTtagataatatttaataataattttaaattttaatatgatttttaaaaaagttataataatatttattttatttttgtgaactatatatatatatatatatatatatatatatatatatatatatatatatatatatatatatatatatatataatcaatcaCAGGTAGATACCATCTTAAACTTGGATTGAATCTAACTCAACCctaaaaaatgacttacaagaTTTATAAGACAAGAGTTTATCTCTACTTATATATTCtcttaaggctttatttttAGTCGATGATGAACTTAGGGTTTCcccaacaaagaaaaaaaaactaacaaaaggAACATAAATCACATCAGTAGAATAATTCCCAAGAAACCTGTTGCATATTTCAAGATAGTGTAAATATCATTTAGTATTATCAAGCAGCATCAATACATTTGTGGTGCTTTTCTCTGGTAGTCTAGTggtcattaaaaaaatttaagaataaaaggAAGAGAGCATCTGATATTTCAAATCCTAGAAGAACCGTCCTTTTCCACAAAAATCATCATTTATAGTGCTTCATCAGCTTGAGATCATGCAAACCTATACACTATAAGCCAACAAAAACTATGCCATTAAATTCATTCTGCCTTTGAAACAATTGACCGTTGCTCAATTACATGtattaaaatgaaagaaaaaaaggaattaaCAGCGTAATGTCTTCAATGGATGAATGGTTCAACATTTTATAACAAGAATATAAACTGGAATTTGTATCCAACTAGGAGATGATTTAGGAAAACAGCATAGACATTTTACCAACCTGAGCTTTTACAGCCGTTCCATCTTTGAAACCAGCTTTTCCAGTTCCTGCAATGGTGCTAACTCTTTTACTAGTTGGATCTAGCTTCTTGATCTGATAATTTAAAACACATAACAAAGGGAAAGAAAAAAGGCAATTCAGTCAATGAGCATAATGGAGCTAAAGCCAGGCCatccaattaattaaattgtgtcTAAGTGAGGTGTTTCATGTATgattccaaagctccaaaagATATGTTTGATGACATAATCTAAGTATCTGACTATGTTTAACATTAAATCACGTATGAGACGCAACTACCTACGAATAAGCAACCCTCGCAAGTTTTCACATAAAAAAGGTTAAAGTATCTAATTAATGTTTAAACCTGCCTGACACCAAATATTGATTCTTAATAGAAACCAGCAGGATGACAGTCAATCCTTGCCATTAGAAGACAATAAAGCAAGAATGAGGAGAGAATTGTTGGAAACTTCAGCAATGACAAAATTGGAAAATGCATGTAAAGATAAAAAGGAACATgtaaattattctaaaaattcattctttTCTTGGTGTGCGTGTATATAACTCAGTTGGTAGAGGATTCAAATCTAGAAATAACCGTTTTGCATATGCAAGGGTAATCTACATACAATCCTATCCCATACTTTTGCCTAGCGAGGAGTCTTTGGTACTGGGATATGTTAGTTAGCCATATAACTGAGTCAGTGTTCTCTATAAGACATATTGTCTGCCAGAGCCATGACAATTAAAAAGTAACTGGGTCTGAGTTGTCTACCTTGTGATTGTAGCTATCTGCGATATAAATTTCACCATCATTTGCACACATAACTCCCAATGGATGTTGAAGGAGTACATCAGAGCCTATTCCATCTTGATCACCAAACTGAAGAGGTTTGAAGATATAGAGCGAGGTTTAGGTTACAAGGAGAGGTATTTTAAAGAGAAAGATCATAAATGTATGATATATCAGTAAGCAAGATGTGTAGCAGTGAGTTCGAAGATTGAACATTTGTATCATTAAACACCCAAGCTAAtctactgtaatttttttccttataaaGAAACTTAATGGGCCAAAATGAAGCAGGAAATGTATGTAACTTGTAATAGAAATTATATCAAAGCTACCTTAAACAAATTGTCAGCAAACATTGGGTCACCACCAGCTAACAACTGTGATCCTCCTGTTTTCAGATCCACAGCTCGAATTGAACTACTCTCACTATCAGCAATGTAGATCTTACTTAGATCTTATCATGCAAAATCAAGtgaaacatttattattatgaatgacATTAATGTTAACCCGAGTTCAATTAAATTGTTGCCACAGGTTACCTTGAGACAATGAAAGACCAGAAGGTTGTGCAAATGACGTGTTTGTAGAACTATATCAGTCAAAACATGAGTAAGTAAGCAATAATCAGAAGTTTTTCAGAGATGACAAATCACAATACATGAGGTATACTGAACTGAAaccaataatttcaaaaacattgtCCAAGCAACACTTCTTTCctagaaaaactaaaaataaagtcatcattGGCAATAGAATCAACTTCATTGTCCCCTGAAAAGCAGGTGAATGTTTCATGCCATTTTTCAATAGTTTTTTATCCcttaaattatccaaattctgGGTTTAAAAATTCAAGAATCAGCTTTTTATACAATTCTTCATATGCATTTTTTCCCAAAATTTTCACAACTTTTAAGGGCATGTCAAACTGAACATTCAGACAacttttttaatgaaacaaGTATGCATAGGCACTACTATACTAGTTACAACTCAACTAGATTGGAACTCATATCAACACACGtcaatattataaaaacaattaaagaaacaaaacaacaaaagtaGGGGGGGATCACACCAAACCAACTAGGAAAATCTAAAATCAGGAAGACCAAAACTATCTCTAAAAAGTCCTACGATACAGTGGGAGGAATGCTATCCCACCAAAACTAATCAATGTTCCTATTTGCATAAGATGAATGCGAGTTTACACACCTGTTTCCCTATTTATATATGAGATACTCTAAAAGCTATATCCTGGAGGAGCTACTGTCCATTAATCCATTCGTTTCCCAATGTCCAAGGAACCATCTTAGAATTGGAGAAGGCTTGAAGAACCAAGAGTCTTtggatattaaattaaaaatgaaaaaggaaaaactaaGGACAGTTTGTTTAAACTTGAAAAAGTACTtctataacaaattattttgtagttattttCAAAAGTTCTTTTTAGCTTAGAGAAAAGCACTAAAATAACCTTTTACGTTCCTCCCTTTCTTAAAAACAAACTATTTTTAAACatgtttgtttttaattaaaatccaCGGACAAAACAGGTCCTTAGTTCTCATCACTCATGTGATATTTAAGCCATTTCATAGAACGAAAGTTTCAATTCCCAAGTTACTGCATCAAGGAAACGACACCAACATTCCCGACAATTATACAACAAAATGAAAGCAAATAAAACATGGCACTGTCTGCATAGACAACAATGACACAAGTTCTCAGTTGATTCCCGCTGAACACATTATAAAATAGTGATATATCAAATCATCAGGGTGAAAAATGTTGAATCAATAAATTGTGAAATAGCAACTTAAGACTACACATGAGGGAGGCAAAAAGATTGTTTATAAACACCGTAAGTATTAATATAGCACAGAACTATATGCAGTGACTATGAAATAGCAACATTCTGAGCATCATGGTATTCGAATTTCAAATGTTAGTACAATAGAAACCACAGAAGAGGAACTGAAATTACTCTCAGGAAGAGGGTATCCTTATTTGATGTGATACCTTGATCCATTTAAGTTTCTTTCATAGCCATCACCACTAAATGCTCTGGAAGTTTCCTCTAATAAATTGTGCTCCCAAATCTGATGTTGGCCAGCCATGgcaatataaattttttcttcGAATGGATGAAAGCAGACATCCCAAGGGGAATTGAGAAGCTGGAAACGAGGGAAATGGAAGAGTCTAAATTTGTGATCCATTAAGGAGTCTATCAGAATCACATTTAATGAAAAGACgataattaaaaacaacaataagGAGTCTAACTTTGTGGTTCATCTTGGATTCTTAGCTATATATCTTTGCAAATGCCACTTATCCTcaatatttactaaacaattaCGTTACCTGTGTGCCTCCTTTTCCACCTCCAACATAATCAGAGCCCTTGGTCCCATTTCCAGAAAGGGTCCGCACTTTCTCATTAACGAAATCAATTTcccttttaaaacaaaaacaaattttagagTCGACAACACGAAACTATTTACTTGACAATATAGGACAGAAAGTCGTTActgtattttttaatcaataaattgaCCCATTGAACTTACAACAGCTTGACTCGCATTCAATATGAATACAGCACCAAAGTTCCTTtatcaaatcaaacaaatacttACTTAAACATTCTAAGAATGAAATTATGAGTGGATCAGTATTGATATTATGAAGCAGGCATGGCATATAGTCCACAATGCAAGAGTCTTTCAGCTGTTTTCTAGTATTAAATTACCCTAAAGTGATGACCTGACGCTGTCACATGTatcataaatatgaaaataaggCTATTGATTTTTTGAAGCTATCACATACCTCAGAGCATGGTTTTCAGTGTCTGCAACATAAAGGATGTTTTTCTTTGCATTATAAGCAAGGCCCTagagcaaaaaaataaaattaacttatattgATGAAATACTACAATTAAGCAAGAATTAAATGCTTCTTTATTTTGTACCTGAGGACGGTTAAAAGTAGCATCATCAAAAGAACCATCGTTCAAACCTTCCTCCCCACTGCTCCCGATTTGTACGATAAAATTCCCATCAAGGTCAGTAACCACCTGAATAAGAAACATGACCACATGACTTGCATAATTAGAAAGAGAAGGTATTAGAGATGATTGACAGAAGAACTCAgaataaagtataataatttgGGATTCAaagtttaatttgtattatttaggaacacattttcattattaatattatgggAATTTTAGGTATAGTAGTTTGGTCATTAGAATTTCATATACTTAGATTGATTTGGATATCTAAGTCATATCATTTAACTTCATGTTTAATTCTTTACAATTGAATttgaacaataatatttttgtgtattgAATAGTGGGGTTAAAGCGTCTAGTTCCAATATACACCTAGAGTAATGGACATCTTTTGTAATTCTCGAGTAATTGTATATCGTGTCTGCAAAAGATATTCATGATTCACCAAAATTAAGCGCAAGTGGTCATAAAGAGGGGAGTTGGGGATAGGTAGTCGTAGACGACTCACTATGCGATTATGGTTGCTGTCAGAAATAAAAAGCCTGTTATTAAGGACATCAACTGCTAGCTTTCCAGGAAACTTTAATGGGGAGGTCAACAGGCGGGGATCATTATCTTTCTCCAAACTCAAGGAAATTGGCGTATTGTCCAGCTTGTTCTGCTTTCCATAATATAGAAGTGCAGCCTCCAAAAAATCATCTAGATCCTTTTCAAAACAGGAATAATGCAACACTTGTTTTTATAACCatattgtaagaaaaataatagcTGTAACTACATGTATCAATAAATGTAATTGGAGTCAAACACTTTCTAAATAACTGCATAGAGACGATAAAatgcaaaaataataattcagatccttatttttttaaagttgaaggAAGGAAATATTCAGTTTCATAACTACCTAAATGACAGCCTTAAGACACAACTATTacacaaacaaataattaagGCCCAATAAATCTTAACTCTGCTTCTTACTTCTGCTGCCCACATAAACTTTCCATGCCTGCCAAAAAGACTCTGCTTCATTTTGCTTTCTGTAAAATTACTCAACTACAAAAGCTCTTTATGGCTGTGCAATAGATAGTTACAGGCTCCTAAACAAGACCTTTTTCGCAACAGATAATCTTACAGTCTGTTAATTAGACGGGCATTTGTCAAAAATCATAAATCCCTTGGATAGACCCATGCACGCAGCTCATTAGTaggaaaaatatgaatataaatgtTTTTCACACAGATATCAAGCACAGTCgcaattttcttttcaacaatACTAGATCTATAATACCCAGAGTCATTGTTGTGGTATTACACAAACTAGTAACAGCAACAAACAGGTCATACTGTTGTGCACATTATGAGATGTCTGTAATCCTAGAATCatctttcattatttaaaaatatcacaataaaatataaaacaaaatacatgGAGAGGAGACTAAAGATCATTATGAGTACCTTCTTGTGACCCTCTCCTGCTAGTTGTGCAAGAAGCTTACCATCAGGGCCAACTATAGCAAATGTTGGCCATGAATTTATACCCAAGTTCCTCCAAAGAAACATGTCTCCGTCATTGACAACCTAAAAGGAGGAAACAGATAATAAGATTTGGTGGATCACACTTTATTAAGAAAAAGTTCAAGAGCcctaaaatattaacaaaactaaatatcaaaagCCAAGAATACTGACAAACAAAATGTCAGCAGAATAAACTATCAAACCAAAACATTGGGTTTTCATAACTGAACATCTGGCCATAACCATCTGACCAGTGTtcaaattttcagaaaaaaaagaaaagtaaatactttgatatattaattgaatttgaaattcaagcTTTACCGGGTGAGAAATTCCATAGCGTAGAACTGCATTGCGAATGGCTTCAGAATCTTTCTCGTTATCAAACTTTGCAGAATGAACACCCACAACAACAAACTGAAcaaagcacaaaatcaaacattAACCGGACAAGTAAATGACTTTTCAAATAGAAGACTGCAGGACACCAAAGAATATCttgaaaatttaagaaattaccgGCATATCTTTGTATTTTTTCTCCAAAGCATCTAAGTCTGGCAACACATGCATACAGTTTATACAACAATAAGTCCAGAAATCCAGcaaaacaatttttcctttcaGATCCTGCAAAAGTTAGAATCAGAATCTAATGAATCATATCAGATAATTTCATTAGAttataattcaaacttaataaAAGTACCCTGCGAAACTGAAGTGGAGCTGTATTCAGCCAATCAAGTTTAGATGGAAATTCTGGAACTATCTGAGCATTTCCCCTTGaatagtgaaaagaaaataatcataGTGTATTAATAACAATTACAACTTCTACAGTAGCTCATGGATGTACAAAGCTTCAATCTTCAATCAATGTCTTTTTTTCTCCAAAGGATGAGATAATGCTCACAATTCtaaacacataaaataactCACAATAGAAAATATTCTCTTCAAGCTAAATATTGGACAATATGAGAAAACAactatatatactaataaaataagcatagggttaaaatcatcaaaaaatgtttatatataaattcatcCAACACTAATTACCTGCTTTCCAGATCAGAAATGTAATTCACAAATTGCTGGATCCTATCATATCTTGAGTTATCTGAGAACAAAAAAGCAACAATTTTATGGATTATACTACAACTTTTAGTATaactcaaaagaaaaagaagaaaaggctATAGTCAATACCAGCACACTTTACCGGAGATTTAACTACTAATAACCAGATAAAAAGGTTTCATCTGTCCTATCTAGCATGTAGCAGCTTAAGTTCTCAGGCTGATTGTTTCTTTGACGTGACCATAAAGCTTCAAGCACTTTATGGTCCAAATTTTGATTTGGCACCTAAAGCAGAAATGAGGTATTTATCCTTACCTAACATGCAGTCTTAAATTCAGTAGCCctttatattcatattcatacatATTATCAACTCAAGCCACGAGATAGGAAAATAGATAAAGTGATGAATTCACCTTTCTGCTCCAAGGGTAGCAGGGCAGCACCAAACAACTGATTCCAAACTGCTTTCGGAGAAGCATATTGCATTGCCTGCAGTATGGCGATTAGCTAGTTACACATGATTGACTTGCAAATTAATTGTCCCTCCAAAAGATTGAATTGAAGAGTTAAGATTAAACCAAAGATGAGGCAAAGTCTGTGCAACAACGATGTACCTTCCAGTTATTTAAGGTGAAGATAAGGCAAGAGATAGCAATGCCCAGACTTCCAAATCTCAGTATATCTCGCCGAGAACCCTGCAACCTGCCCATAAATTATTTCTGCACCCTCATAATAGCAAATCAACAAGAAGAACTGCTTGTTGCAAGGGAATAAATACCACGTCAATAAATAGTTTCAAGGTCATCAAAAAGCCATTGTTCATAATATAGGAGAACGACACCAAACCATCATAACATCAGAAATCCTTTTATGGGAATCCCCATTGGCTAGTTGATGAATCATTCAATTCTTTACATTGTGAATGTAAACGGAACTATATTACATCACGCTACTGTTCAGAGGCAATATTTCAACTTTTACAATTGGTGGTCATTGgacttttaattttcatattttcattttgaaatacgaaaatatatattaaaagccAATTCCACTTAAAGAAAAACCTTTTGCCCCAAGTACAaaatcttcaaaagaaaaaaatatccccatctctctcttttctctcccCATCCCCATTCTCAAGCCCCCTTAATTTTAATAACTGTCAGGCTTCAGAATAGACACTATTGTGACTCTATCTCCTGCATGCCTTTTCGTGCTTACATCAATGTATAATgtcacatacatacatacatacatataatatgtgtatgtatattataaaatatttatgataaatacaatatataccaaagtataatgatatatatttcataaagtataataataataataataatgtgaattttataattaagatgataattaatattaaaagggtagatttgaaattattttggtCATCTTATTCATTGTCCATCAAACAGTGCACAGGATTAAAAAGTTATCTTGTAAGTTACTTTTGTTctctttataattatattagtgTGTATCAAACCCTCACACGATGAATCGAAGACCAGAAAAATATAAACCCTCAAAAAGGTAGAATTAGTATTGAACTACAACCTATGTTTTTTATTCTCTACAGAGGATAGTTACCTATCAATCATCGTAACCATGAAAACTGGTTAAAAGCAATGCACATGATGCAAAGACTAAATACCTTACAAacttaattttggaaaaaaaaatcttcagaATTCAGGagaatgaaaaggaaaaaaaggttCCAACATGAAACTGTCTTACCCTCCATCAAGCACAGCAGATGAAGACTCTGCAAAATTATTTACAGTTTCAAAGCCCTGCATCCTCTCATCTGCAATGGCATGTCTAGATAAGACCCCTTGCAAATTGCAATATAATACCTACACTCTTGCacactactaaaaaataattgtcagAAAAATAACTATCTTAACTAAAAGGTATGCTTTAATTGAACAAACAAATTGACCAAAATCAACCAAAGTATTAAAGTGAACGTTTTGCAATAAATGAGAACAATTTGCAATACATGGAGCACTCATAGCTCAGGGTTCTTAAATTATGGACCAAATGTGGCTATACATTCTACATCAAtgccaaaaatattatttagagGAAAAAAGATAGATTTACAACAAGCACCCAAAACTACATACTATATCCAACAGTGCCACCATAGAGAATATCCTCAAGTGAAACACTTCCTATGTCATCCCGGATAAATGATGGCTCTGCAGATTCTAAAACTTCATCTGATATTGAGGTCCTTACAGCTATGCATCTACAAACAatgaaacaaattatataaatattttgtgtcTACATTTTAAATACGTAAACATATAGTAGTTTTGGAGTCTAAAAATTGGTTTGGGTTGGTAAGTTCAAGCAACCattatttatcttctttttttttaacacaGAAAATACAAAGGTCAATGCTTACCTCATTTGCGCAGCTTTGGCAGCTTGCACTCCAGCTAGCGCATCTTCTATAACAATACACTGagaatacatattatattacttattaattatgtttaaaagaaaatacaaccATCAGTTTACACATGATATCAAATTCAATGTCTATGTTGtgcattaaaattaaatagatgcTGATAATCATAATAAGAGACATAGTACACTTAGAGTTCACACACACACTTAGTAACTGCAGATGCCTCTTATTGCAGAAAGAGTTTTAAGCTATCAGGAAAGAATTTCAAGAGACAACTTTTTGCATAGAAGTAAACATTCAATAAGTTTATTACCCAAAGGCTAAGTAATTGCCTCACCATATGCTTCTAGGTT carries:
- the LOC114163303 gene encoding LOW QUALITY PROTEIN: protein SUPPRESSOR OF QUENCHING 1, chloroplastic (The sequence of the model RefSeq protein was modified relative to this genomic sequence to represent the inferred CDS: substituted 1 base at 1 genomic stop codon) — its product is MAMTFETGRLYLSRPTASKHLLFSAIIKRPKLVPSSRFFHCRSRRFVLTQKFAVKACAVKVEQKNVAAESGEWGNVSAVLFDMDGVLCNSEEPSRKAGVDLFAEMGVEVTVDDFVPFTGTGEANFLGGVASVKGVKGFDPEAAKKRFFEIYLDKFAKPDSGIGFPGALELISQCKSKGLKVAVASSADRVKVDANLAAAGLPLSMFDAIVSADAFENLKPAPDIFLAASRILNVPRXYNMYSQCIVIEDALAGVQAAKAAQMRCIAVRTSISDEVLESAEPSFIRDDIGSVSLEDILYGGTVGYNERMQGFETVNNFAESSSAVLDGGLQGSRRDILRFGSLGIAISCLIFTLNNWKAMQYASPKAVWNQLFGAALLPLEQKDNSRYDRIQQFVNYISDLESRGNAQIVPEFPSKLDWLNTAPLQFRRDLKGKIVLLDFWTYCCINCMHVLPDLDALEKKYKDMPFVVVGVHSAKFDNEKDSEAIRNAVLRYGISHPVVNDGDMFLWRNLGINSWPTFAIVGPDGKLLAQLAGEGHKKDLDDFLEAALLYYGKQNKLDNTPISLSLEKDNDPRLLTSPLKFPGKLAVDVLNNRLFISDSNHNRIVVTDLDGNFIVQIGSSGEEGLNDGSFDDATFNRPQGLAYNAKKNILYVADTENHALREIDFVNEKVRTLSGNGTKGSDYVGGGKGGTQLLNSPWDVCFHPFEEKIYIAMAGQHQIWEHNLLEETSRAFSGDGYERNLNGSSSTNTSFAQPSGLSLSQDLSKIYIADSESSSIRAVDLKTGGSQLLAGGDPMFADNLFKFGDQDGIGSDVLLQHPLGVMCANDGEIYIADSYNHKIKKLDPTSKRVSTIAGTGKAGFKDGTAVKAQLSEPAGIVEGNKGRLFIADTNNSLIRYLDLNADETELRTLELKGVQPPKPKSKSFKRLRRRASADTVPIPIDAISSNEGNLSIKISLPSEYHFSKEARSKFSVDIEPEDAVNIEPLDGFLSPEGSATLHFKRSSNSASVGRINCKVYYCKEDEVCLYQSLLFEVPFPEGVSSPAKADVTLAHFVKPKTSTTNLLQTVAP